The following is a genomic window from Clostridia bacterium.
TATGTTTAATATAGTATTAGTAGAACCTGAAATTCCTCAAAATACAGGCAATATAGTTCGTACTTGCGCAGCCACTCATACAAAACTTCATCTTGTGCGCCCGCTTGGATTTGAAATTTCGGACAAGTATCTAAAAAGAGCAGGACTTGATTATTGGCAGTTTGCTGACATAAGCTATTATGACAGTTTTGAAGAACTAAGACAAAAGAACAGTCAAGCTGAATTTTGGTTTTTGAGCACAAAAGGTCAAAAAGTTTATTCTGATGTGCAATTCAATGACGGCTGTTTTTTGGTTTTTGGAAAAGAAACCAAAGGATTGCCTGAGGATTTGCTGTATAACAACTATGATCATTGCATAAGAATACCTATGTACCAGGAATTAAGATCGCTTAATCTTAGCAATTCTGTTGCTATAGTCTTGTATGAGGCATTAAGGCAAGAGGGCTTTTCAGGCTTGAAAGCCCAAGGACATCTTACAAAATATTAAAAAGTTTTTACTATTTATTAAATCTAACTATATTGATAGGATGAGAATTAATATCTAATTAAGGGATAATAATTGAATAAAATTTATCATAAGATTCTAAACATAAAAAATAATTTATGATAAACAATATACATTGATTTGACAAAGTTTGTAACTGACCGTTAAAATAGAAATGTATATTAAAAAGTGGAGTTTATGTTTTTAGATGGATAAATTTTTAGAAATACTGCACGCTTGTGTACAGCTTTTGGCTGGCATGGGCGTTTTTTTATATGGCTTGCATACCATGTCCAATGGTATGGAAAAGTCAGCAGGAAAAAGCATTAGAAAGTTATTTAACAAGATTAACGATAACAGATTTGTCGGACTAGGTATCGGAACAGTAGCAACTGCGCTTATTCAGAGTTCAACTGCTGTTTCAGTTATGCTTATTGGTTTTGTAAATGCTGGTGTAATGTCTTTATATCAGGCAACCGCAATAATAATGGGCGCCAATATCGGTACGACATTGGACGCGTTCTTGATTGTATTGCAAGACCTTGATATTTCGTCTTACTTTGCATTGCTGGCTTTTGTAGGCATAATTATGATGATGGTTGACAAGAAGGGAAACATAAGCCGTATTGGTGAAAGTTTGGTCGGCGTGGGACTTATTTTTATCGGATTAAGTTTCATGAGCGATAGCTTTTCTAACTCTGCGATAATAAAATCAGCAATTGAGCAAATGTTCTCGGTTTTGACAAATCCGTTTTTATTGATACTTATTAGCATGATTATAACCGCTCTTGTCCATAGCAGTTCTTTGGTAACAGCGGTTATTATTATATTGGTTAACGCAGGCTCGCTTTCTACTATGAGTGCTTTCTATATAGTGTTAGGCAGTAACATAGGAACTTGCTTTACTGCGATTATAGCAGCTATTGGAACTTCAACTAACTCAAAAAGAACAGCCTTTATACATATCTTTTTCAATGTAATAGGTGTATTGCTGTTCTTATGTTTTATGCTTCCTATGGGCAAACATTTTGAAAACATATTTATAACAATCTCTGGCGGAAACGCAGGTCTTCAGGTTGCCTTATTCCATTTGATATTTAATGTTGTAAGCGTAATAATCTATATACCTTTTATAAAGCAAATTGTATGGTGCGCCGAAAAGTTTGTTCCGGACAAAAAAGTTGAAACGGCTCCGGAAAAACTCAGATATTTGGATGAAAGAATACTTAATTCTCCCTCAGTTGCCATTTCACAGATATTAAAAGAGATCACAGATATGGGCCATTTGGCAGAAACCAATATGGATCTTGCTATGAGCGATGTCATCAATGCTACTGATATTAATGTAGATACGGTATATAAGAATGAAAAACAGTTAAACTATCTTAATAAGGCATTGACTAACTATTTAGTAAAAATCAGCAGTCTTAATATATCTAAGGCAGACGAAGTTCTTATAGGTTCACTATATCATGTAGTTTCTGATATAGAAAGAATAGGCGACCATTCCGAAAACTTGTGCGAAGCTGCACAGCAGATGGTTGCGGAAAATATTTCATTCTCTGAAGAAGCTAAAAACGAAATAATGACTATGTATCAAAAAGTCAAACTTCTTTATAGAGATGCGCTTTATGTATTTGACAAGCGCGATGTTAATATGATAAAAGAAGTTAATCGCCGTGAAGAAGAAATCGATAATATGAAGAAGCAATTTAGCAACAATCATATCAAGAGATTGCACAGCGGAATATGCTCTGTTGAAAGCGGTGAAGTGTTCTATGATCTTACGATGAATTTAGAGAGAATTGCAGACCATCTAACCAATATAGCTTATAGCATAAGAGAAAGAAGTGAAAAATGATAATGATAATACATTATCAATGTATTTGACATAAGTTGCAAAAACGATTATATTTAATGTATTAAGTATTTAGGAGTTAAATATGAATAAATTAACGGTTAAAGATGTAGATGTTTTTGGTAAAAAGGTCTTGGTAAGAGCAGACTTCAATGTTCCTCAGGACGAAAATGGTAATATCACTGATGAAAACAGAATTATCGGTGCATTACCCACAATAAAATACCTTATTGAGCACAAGGCTAAGATTGTTTTGTGTTCGCATTTAGGAAGACCTAAAAACGGCTTTGAACCCAAATATTCACTTGCTCCTGTAGCAAAAAGACTTAATGAGCTTTTGGGCGGATGCGTAACATTGGCAAAAGATGTTATCGGCGAAGATGCAAAAGCAAAAGCTGCTGCTTTGAAGCCCGGCGAAGTATTATTGCTTGAAAACGTAAGATTCCACAAGGAAGAAGAAAAGAACGATCCCGCTTTTGCAAAAGAACTTGCACAATTTGGTGAAATATATGTAAACGATGCTTTTGGAACAGCTCACAGAGCACATGCTTCAACAGCAGGTGTTGCTGATTATATAACTACAGCAGTTGCAGGATTTTTGATTGCAAAAGAACTTGATATAATGGGTGGAGCTTTGGAAGATCCTAAGCGTCCTTTTGTAGCTATTTTGGGCGGTGCTAAAGTTAGCGACAAAATCGGCGTTATTAATAACCTGTTAGAAAAAGTTGACAGCCTTTTGATTGGCGGTGCAATGGCTTATACATTTATTTTGGCAAAAGGCGGCAAGGTTGGTGATTCTAAGGTTGAATTGGATAAAGTTGATCTTGCAAAAGAGTTGTTGAAGAAAGCAGAAGAAAAGAAAGTTGATCTTTTGTTGCCTGTGGATAACGTAGTAGGTGATGATTTTAAGGCTGATGCTAATAGTCAAGTTGTAGAAAGCACTAAGATTCCTGAAGGCTGGCAAGGTCTTGATATAGGTCCTAAGACCGCAGAAAACTTTGCAAAGGTTATCTCTAATGCTAAGACAGTTATTTGGAACGGACCTATGGGCGTATTTGAATTTGAAAAATTTGCAGTAGGAACTAAGGCAGTAGCTGAAGCTTTGGCTAAGTCAAACGCAATCACCATTGTAGGCGGAGGCGACAGTGCAGCTGCTGTTGAGCAATTGGGATATGCTGATAAGATAACACATATTTCAACAGGTGGTGGTGCTTCACTTGAATTCTTAGAAGGACTTGAACTTCCTGGTATTGCAAAGCTTAATGATAAGAAATAAATAAAATTAAATAAGAAATTAAAAAATAATAGGGCAAGGGAAAATTCCTTGCCCTAAAATAAAGGAAGACAAAAATATGAGAAAACCCATAATTGCCGGCAACTGGAAAATGAATAATACGGCAAAAGAAACCAAAGATTTATTAACAGAATTAATTCCTAAGGTTAAGGACGCTAAGTGCGATGTAGTCGTTTGCGTACCTTATACTGATTTATATATGGCTAGCCAAATGCTCAAAGATACCAATATAGGTTTAGGCGCACAAAATGTGCATTGGGCAGACAAGGGTGCATTTACAGGCGAAGTTAGTGCCGACATGCTTTTGGAATTGGGAGTAAAATATGTAATCATAGGTCACAGTGAAAGACGTCAATATTTTGGCGAGACTGATGAAACAGTTAACAAAAGAGTTATTCAGGCACTCAAAAAAGGTCTTACCCCTATACTTTGCATAGGTGAAACAGAGTCCGAAAGAGAAAACGGTTTGACTGACGAAGTTAATCGCAGACAGCTTACAGTAGGTCTAAAGGATGTATCTGCTGAAGATGTTGAAAAGATTGTTATCGCTTATGAACCTGTATGGGCGATTGGCACAGGCAAGACTGCGACTGATAAGGACGCTGACGAGACAATAGGCAAGATAAGAGAAATCTTGAGTGTGATTTATACACGTGACATAGCACAAGCTCTTAGAATACAATATGGTGGAAGTATGAATGCAAAGAACGCTCAAGGGCTTATGTCAATGCCTGAAATTGACGGCGGTTTGATTGGCGGAGCAAGCTTGAAAGCAGAAGATTTTTCTGTAATAGTAAAAGCTGCTGAAGTTAAATTTTAATTTTTTTAACGAAGGATAGTATATGAAAAACAGATTTGTTGCACTGATTATAATGGATGGATTGGGAAAACGAGATGACACAAGATGTAACGCAGTGGAAATCCAAGGTGTTCCTAATCTAAAAAGATTAATGAATGCTTATCCACATACATTTATAGGTGCGAGCGGACTAGATGTTGGTTTGCCTGACGGACAGATGGGCAATAGTGAAGTTGGACACCTTAATATAGGTGCTGGCAGAGTAGTATATCAAGACATCACCAGAATAGATAAAGCAATAATTGATGGCGACTTTTTTACTAATCCTGCATTAGTGGGTGCTATTGAAAATGTAAAAAAGAACGATTCAAAACTGCATTTAATAGGGCTTTTGTCTAATGGCGGTGTTCATAGTCATATCAATCATCTGTTTGCTTTGCTTGATATGGCGGCTAAGAATGGCATAAGCAAAGTTTATGTTCATGCTCTTATGGATGGCCGAGACGTTTCACCTACAAGCGGTGTGGATTTTGTAGCTCAAACTCAAGAAAAGCTAAATGAGCTTGGATTTGGGAAAATTGCAAGCGTTTGCGGCAGATATTATTTTATGGATAGAGATAACCGCTGGGAAAGAGTTGAAAAGGGCTATAACAGCATAACAGCGGGAAAGGGCAAAACTGTAATTGACGCTTTAACTGCCATAAAAGAATCTTACGACGAAGGCGTTACAGACGAATTTATAGTGCCGTTTGCAGTTACCGATGCTAACGGTAATTATGACGGCGGAGTTGATGCAGGCGACAGCGTTGTATATTTCAATTTTCGTTCAGACAGAGCAAGAGAAGGCACTCGTGCTTTTATATATGAGGATTTTGACAAGTTTGAAAGAGCAAAGGGTTATACTCCTGTATATTTTGTTCAGATGACCGAATATGATGCTACCTTTACAGGATTGCATACAGCTTTTGCTCCTAAAGAGCTAAAGAATACTTTGGGCGAGTACCTTGCTGATAAAGGATATACCCAATTAAGAATTGCCGAAACAGAAAAATATGCGCATGTTACATTCTTCTTTAACGGCGGTGTAGAAACGCCCAATAAGAATGAAAAAAGAATTTTGATAAATTCACCCAAGGTTGCTACTTATGATCTAAAACCTGAAATGTCAGCATATGAAGTTTTGGAAGCAGCTAAAAAAGAAGTTCAATCTGGCGATATTGATGTCATGATTCTTAACTTTGCTAACTGCGATATGGTAGGACATTCAGGCGTATTGGATGCTACGATAAAAGCAGTAGAAACGGTTGATAACTGTGTCAATGATTTGGTTAATGAGATTTTGAAAATTGGCGGTGCTGCTATAATTACTGCTGACCATGGCAATGCAGAACAGCTGTGTTATGATGATGGTTCGCCTTGTACTGCTCATACCACCAATCCTGTTCCTTGCATTTTGGTTGATGACACACGCAAGGATGTAGTATTGAGAGACGGCGGCAAACTTTGCGATCTAGCGCCTACCTTACTCAAAATCTTAGGCGAAGAAATTCCTGCAGAAATGGAAGGCAAACCGTTATTTTAAAATAGGGAAGCTTTGAAATTTAGTTGTATATTAAAAAATATTATGCTATAATCATAAAGCCGAATTTGTGTGATGGAGGAAATTATTTTGTTTCAGCTTCTGCAATTAGTACCTAGATGGGTCGAAGTTAGTTTCCCTTATATTAGAATGGGACTTATGGTTATGGAAGTATTGCTGTCCATATTCCTTATCATAGTTGTTTTATTCCAGCCTGGCAATTCTGATGAATTGGGTGCAATTTCAGGCGGACAAGATACCTTTTTTGGTAAAAACAAGGGTAAGACTCTCGAAGGCAGAATGAAAAAGATGACCATTACAACGGCAATATTGCTTGTAGTAAACGCAGCAATTTATTTCGTTACATTGACTATTTATAACGGTCAAATTTAAAACTAATGAAAAGAATATAAACAGAGGGCGGCTATCAAAGCTGCCCTATTTTTTTAAATGATTTCTATTAATATATGGCATAATATAAATACACAAAAATTTTCAAAACGGTGACAAAATATGCAAAGCTTCAAAGACAAAGTATATGATATAATAACTCAAAATAACTTATCAGGACTTACCAGAAATAAGCTGTTAAAAAGTCTGGGAGCAAAAAGTGTTTTTGACAAAAAAAATATAGGACTTGCCTTGGATGAATTGGCTAAAGAAGGACTTCTTGTAGAACAGCATACGAGAAAAGAATCCAAATACTATCTGCCGCAAAAGATTAATGCCTACAAAGGCAAGATTCAGGGCAATGCTAGGGGCTTTGGATTTTTTATATCGCCCG
Proteins encoded in this region:
- the trmL gene encoding tRNA (uridine(34)/cytosine(34)/5-carboxymethylaminomethyluridine(34)-2'-O)-methyltransferase TrmL; translated protein: MFNIVLVEPEIPQNTGNIVRTCAATHTKLHLVRPLGFEISDKYLKRAGLDYWQFADISYYDSFEELRQKNSQAEFWFLSTKGQKVYSDVQFNDGCFLVFGKETKGLPEDLLYNNYDHCIRIPMYQELRSLNLSNSVAIVLYEALRQEGFSGLKAQGHLTKY
- a CDS encoding Na/Pi cotransporter family protein; its protein translation is MDKFLEILHACVQLLAGMGVFLYGLHTMSNGMEKSAGKSIRKLFNKINDNRFVGLGIGTVATALIQSSTAVSVMLIGFVNAGVMSLYQATAIIMGANIGTTLDAFLIVLQDLDISSYFALLAFVGIIMMMVDKKGNISRIGESLVGVGLIFIGLSFMSDSFSNSAIIKSAIEQMFSVLTNPFLLILISMIITALVHSSSLVTAVIIILVNAGSLSTMSAFYIVLGSNIGTCFTAIIAAIGTSTNSKRTAFIHIFFNVIGVLLFLCFMLPMGKHFENIFITISGGNAGLQVALFHLIFNVVSVIIYIPFIKQIVWCAEKFVPDKKVETAPEKLRYLDERILNSPSVAISQILKEITDMGHLAETNMDLAMSDVINATDINVDTVYKNEKQLNYLNKALTNYLVKISSLNISKADEVLIGSLYHVVSDIERIGDHSENLCEAAQQMVAENISFSEEAKNEIMTMYQKVKLLYRDALYVFDKRDVNMIKEVNRREEEIDNMKKQFSNNHIKRLHSGICSVESGEVFYDLTMNLERIADHLTNIAYSIRERSEK
- a CDS encoding phosphoglycerate kinase — translated: MNKLTVKDVDVFGKKVLVRADFNVPQDENGNITDENRIIGALPTIKYLIEHKAKIVLCSHLGRPKNGFEPKYSLAPVAKRLNELLGGCVTLAKDVIGEDAKAKAAALKPGEVLLLENVRFHKEEEKNDPAFAKELAQFGEIYVNDAFGTAHRAHASTAGVADYITTAVAGFLIAKELDIMGGALEDPKRPFVAILGGAKVSDKIGVINNLLEKVDSLLIGGAMAYTFILAKGGKVGDSKVELDKVDLAKELLKKAEEKKVDLLLPVDNVVGDDFKADANSQVVESTKIPEGWQGLDIGPKTAENFAKVISNAKTVIWNGPMGVFEFEKFAVGTKAVAEALAKSNAITIVGGGDSAAAVEQLGYADKITHISTGGGASLEFLEGLELPGIAKLNDKK
- the tpiA gene encoding triose-phosphate isomerase, whose amino-acid sequence is MRKPIIAGNWKMNNTAKETKDLLTELIPKVKDAKCDVVVCVPYTDLYMASQMLKDTNIGLGAQNVHWADKGAFTGEVSADMLLELGVKYVIIGHSERRQYFGETDETVNKRVIQALKKGLTPILCIGETESERENGLTDEVNRRQLTVGLKDVSAEDVEKIVIAYEPVWAIGTGKTATDKDADETIGKIREILSVIYTRDIAQALRIQYGGSMNAKNAQGLMSMPEIDGGLIGGASLKAEDFSVIVKAAEVKF
- the gpmI gene encoding 2,3-bisphosphoglycerate-independent phosphoglycerate mutase; the protein is MKNRFVALIIMDGLGKRDDTRCNAVEIQGVPNLKRLMNAYPHTFIGASGLDVGLPDGQMGNSEVGHLNIGAGRVVYQDITRIDKAIIDGDFFTNPALVGAIENVKKNDSKLHLIGLLSNGGVHSHINHLFALLDMAAKNGISKVYVHALMDGRDVSPTSGVDFVAQTQEKLNELGFGKIASVCGRYYFMDRDNRWERVEKGYNSITAGKGKTVIDALTAIKESYDEGVTDEFIVPFAVTDANGNYDGGVDAGDSVVYFNFRSDRAREGTRAFIYEDFDKFERAKGYTPVYFVQMTEYDATFTGLHTAFAPKELKNTLGEYLADKGYTQLRIAETEKYAHVTFFFNGGVETPNKNEKRILINSPKVATYDLKPEMSAYEVLEAAKKEVQSGDIDVMILNFANCDMVGHSGVLDATIKAVETVDNCVNDLVNEILKIGGAAIITADHGNAEQLCYDDGSPCTAHTTNPVPCILVDDTRKDVVLRDGGKLCDLAPTLLKILGEEIPAEMEGKPLF
- the secG gene encoding preprotein translocase subunit SecG, encoding MFQLLQLVPRWVEVSFPYIRMGLMVMEVLLSIFLIIVVLFQPGNSDELGAISGGQDTFFGKNKGKTLEGRMKKMTITTAILLVVNAAIYFVTLTIYNGQI